A portion of the Acidihalobacter yilgarnensis genome contains these proteins:
- a CDS encoding F0F1 ATP synthase subunit B, whose product MSITATLFAQILTFGLLVLFVKATLWGPMTRMLEDRKSRIAEGLAAAERGRREHELAEQRAEERLREAKTQAAEIIAQAQKRSAEIIDEAKNAATAESDRIKTAAEAELVQEVARARQQLRSQVVSLAVEGAGRVLAREVDAKVHEQALDDLVGQI is encoded by the coding sequence GTGAGTATTACCGCAACACTATTTGCCCAGATCCTGACGTTTGGACTGCTGGTATTGTTCGTCAAGGCGACCTTATGGGGGCCTATGACGCGCATGCTGGAAGATCGCAAGAGCCGCATCGCGGAAGGACTTGCGGCAGCCGAGCGGGGACGTCGTGAGCACGAATTGGCCGAGCAGCGCGCAGAAGAGCGCCTTCGCGAAGCTAAGACACAGGCAGCGGAGATCATTGCGCAGGCGCAGAAGCGTAGCGCTGAGATCATCGATGAAGCCAAAAACGCAGCGACAGCGGAGAGCGATCGCATCAAGACCGCGGCTGAGGCGGAGCTGGTCCAGGAGGTCGCACGCGCAAGGCAGCAGCTGCGCAGCCAAGTGGTATCGCTTGCCGTGGAGGGTGCTGGGCGCGTGTTGGCGCGAGAGGTCGATGCCAAGGTACATGAACAGGCACTCGACGACCTCGTTGGCCAGATCTGA
- the atpE gene encoding F0F1 ATP synthase subunit C — MNAEMITMIYAYTAVGVGVILAAAGLGSAIGWGLICSKTLEGIARQPELRPTLMTNMFIFAGLMESFPFIILAFAMWFLFANPFIGAAASAVKAAVGS, encoded by the coding sequence ATGAATGCCGAAATGATTACCATGATCTATGCCTACACTGCCGTCGGTGTTGGCGTGATCCTTGCCGCCGCGGGCCTCGGTTCCGCCATCGGTTGGGGTCTGATCTGTTCCAAGACCCTCGAGGGTATTGCACGTCAGCCTGAACTGCGTCCGACGCTGATGACCAACATGTTCATTTTCGCCGGCCTGATGGAGTCCTTCCCCTTCATCATCCTCGCCTTCGCGATGTGGTTCCTGTTTGCAAATCCGTTCATCGGTGCGGCCGCCAGTGCCGTCAAGGCAGCTGTAGGCAGCTGA
- a CDS encoding ATP synthase subunit I, whose amino-acid sequence MFQTGLVLIGVGIAAYAKGQHGIEAALYGGAVALANTLMLVRRIERVGAVVSVSVQRGMALLYISAVLRFVFVLAALATGLGFFKLAPLPLIGTFVGAQAAYILISTRTHDR is encoded by the coding sequence ATGTTTCAGACCGGATTGGTGCTGATTGGGGTAGGAATAGCCGCCTACGCAAAAGGACAACATGGTATCGAGGCGGCGCTCTATGGTGGCGCAGTGGCCTTGGCCAATACATTGATGCTGGTACGCCGCATCGAGCGCGTCGGGGCGGTTGTTTCGGTCAGCGTTCAGCGAGGGATGGCGCTGCTTTATATCAGCGCGGTTCTACGCTTTGTGTTTGTTCTGGCAGCGCTGGCGACAGGATTGGGTTTTTTCAAGCTCGCTCCCCTCCCGCTGATAGGCACGTTTGTAGGCGCGCAGGCCGCCTACATCTTGATAAGCACGCGCACGCACGATCGATAG
- the atpB gene encoding F0F1 ATP synthase subunit A yields the protein MSATETSQPVNAVEYMQHHLTDWCIGCNPTTHQTSNIIDFHAFFVDSWLMGLLVAILIGFVAWRIGRSLDADKPTGMQNVLEAMVEFVNGQVRDVFTSKANPLIGPLALTIFVWVFLMNFIDLIPVDLIPTAVAWVAHAVFGVQGPVYFRAVPTANLGAPFGMALTVFALIIYYNLTIKGPVGYLKMFLFHPFGKYFVPVNIVMSLIEEIAKPLSLALRLFGNMFAGELVFMLIALLVLTHADTLSWSLLGWFPLQILAGLGWSIFHILVITLQAFIFMVLTIVYLGMAHTSDH from the coding sequence ATGAGCGCAACCGAAACCTCTCAACCGGTGAATGCCGTTGAGTACATGCAGCACCATTTGACCGATTGGTGCATCGGTTGCAATCCGACGACACATCAAACCTCTAATATCATCGATTTTCACGCATTCTTCGTCGACTCATGGTTGATGGGGCTGCTTGTTGCCATTCTCATTGGCTTCGTGGCTTGGCGTATCGGGCGTAGCCTTGATGCCGATAAGCCCACCGGTATGCAAAACGTGCTTGAGGCCATGGTCGAATTTGTCAACGGCCAAGTGCGGGATGTGTTCACCTCTAAGGCCAATCCGCTGATCGGCCCATTGGCGTTAACGATATTCGTCTGGGTTTTCCTGATGAATTTCATAGACCTGATCCCAGTCGATTTGATTCCTACGGCGGTAGCCTGGGTCGCGCACGCGGTATTCGGTGTGCAGGGGCCCGTTTATTTCCGCGCGGTGCCGACGGCCAATCTGGGTGCGCCCTTCGGTATGGCGTTAACGGTGTTTGCACTGATCATTTATTACAACCTTACGATCAAGGGCCCCGTGGGCTATCTCAAGATGTTCTTGTTCCACCCCTTCGGTAAGTACTTCGTACCGGTGAACATCGTCATGAGTTTGATTGAGGAAATTGCCAAGCCACTCAGCCTGGCGTTGCGACTGTTTGGCAACATGTTCGCTGGCGAGCTGGTGTTCATGCTCATCGCGCTGTTGGTGTTGACGCACGCCGATACCTTGAGCTGGAGTCTGCTGGGCTGGTTTCCCCTACAAATACTCGCGGGCCTTGGATGGTCTATATTCCACATCCTCGTGATTACCTTGCAGGCCTTCATTTTCATGGTGCTGACCATTGTGTACCTGGGAATGGCGCACACCTCGGATCATTAA